A single region of the Undibacterium piscinae genome encodes:
- a CDS encoding 50S ribosomal protein L9 translates to MQVILMDKVVNLGNLGDVVRVKDGYARNFLIPQRMARRATAAAIAEFEAKRAELEKAAAEKLAAAQAQGEKLSGLTVQISQKSGVDGRLFGSVTNSDIAEALTKQGFAVEKAQVRLPIGPLKTTGDHAVAVALHTDVVVDVTVSVLGEHA, encoded by the coding sequence ATGCAAGTTATTCTGATGGATAAAGTCGTTAATCTCGGCAATCTGGGTGATGTAGTTCGTGTAAAAGATGGTTATGCACGTAACTTTTTGATTCCACAACGTATGGCTCGTCGTGCAACTGCTGCGGCAATTGCTGAATTCGAAGCTAAACGTGCTGAGTTGGAAAAAGCTGCCGCTGAGAAATTGGCTGCTGCACAAGCTCAAGGCGAAAAATTGAGTGGTTTGACAGTTCAAATCTCGCAAAAATCTGGCGTTGATGGCCGTTTGTTTGGTTCCGTAACCAACTCAGATATCGCTGAAGCCCTGACTAAGCAAGGTTTTGCTGTTGAAAAAGCACAAGTACGTTTGCCAATCGGTCCTTTGAAGACTACTGGTGATCACGCTGTTGCCGTTGCTTTGCATACTGACGTTGTTGTTGACGTTACAGTTTCGGTATTGGGCGAGCACGCTTAA
- a CDS encoding 30S ribosomal protein S18, whose amino-acid sequence MAFGKKFDKSKLKQKRQQQNPLFKRKKFCRFTAAHVAQVDYKDVDTLKDFVQENGKIMPARLTGTKALYQRQVDTAIKRARYLALLPYTDLHTA is encoded by the coding sequence ATGGCATTCGGTAAAAAATTTGATAAAAGCAAACTGAAGCAAAAGCGTCAGCAACAAAACCCTTTGTTCAAGCGCAAGAAATTTTGCCGCTTCACAGCAGCACATGTAGCGCAAGTTGACTACAAAGACGTTGATACGCTGAAAGATTTCGTGCAAGAAAACGGCAAAATCATGCCAGCACGTTTGACAGGCACTAAAGCATTGTACCAGCGTCAAGTTGATACAGCGATCAAGCGCGCACGCTACCTCGCGTTGCTGCCGTACACTGATCTGCACACAGCGTAA
- the priB gene encoding primosomal replication protein N has protein sequence MNELKVVASIAEKSALRFTPAGIPIATAVLVHNSKQEQANTQRQVEFEITAIAAGTISKRFLEIKLGVCMVFTGFLARKNRNSKSLVFHVTDFQENEFETSLLD, from the coding sequence GTGAATGAGCTAAAAGTTGTCGCTAGCATTGCAGAGAAATCAGCGCTGCGCTTTACGCCAGCAGGGATTCCGATAGCAACAGCGGTATTGGTGCACAACTCTAAGCAAGAGCAGGCGAATACTCAGCGCCAGGTAGAATTTGAAATCACCGCAATTGCTGCGGGAACGATTTCCAAGCGTTTCCTGGAGATAAAGTTGGGTGTTTGTATGGTGTTCACGGGTTTTTTAGCGCGTAAAAATCGCAACAGCAAAAGTCTCGTTTTTCATGTCACTGATTTTCAGGAAAATGAGTTCGAGACATCTTTACTAGATTAG
- the rpsF gene encoding 30S ribosomal protein S6 has protein sequence MRHYEIVFIVHPDQSEQVPAMIERYKASVTTRGGQVHRVEDWGRRQLAYMIQKLAKAHYVCMNIECDAETLLELETAFKFNDAVLRHLTVKMKKAETAPSPMMKAVQKEDAAKTQRVEAPAA, from the coding sequence ATGCGTCATTATGAAATCGTATTTATCGTACATCCTGATCAAAGCGAGCAAGTGCCTGCAATGATCGAACGCTACAAAGCTAGCGTAACTACACGTGGTGGTCAGGTTCACCGCGTTGAAGATTGGGGCCGTCGTCAATTGGCTTACATGATTCAAAAATTGGCTAAGGCTCACTATGTTTGCATGAACATTGAGTGCGATGCTGAGACTTTGCTTGAGTTGGAAACAGCATTCAAATTTAACGATGCCGTTCTGCGCCACCTCACAGTTAAAATGAAAAAAGCTGAAACAGCTCCATCTCCAATGATGAAAGCCGTACAGAAAGAAGATGCAGCTAAGACGCAACGCGTTGAAGCACCTGCAGCTTAA
- the lexA gene encoding transcriptional repressor LexA: MLKLTARQEQILNLIKDAIQNTGFPPTRAEIAAELGFRSTNAAEEHLQALARKGVIEIAAGTSRGIRLKDSELSSHMPGMAMPHTAILQLNLPLVGRVAAGSPILATEHVEANYNVDPALFSAKPDFLLKVRGMSMRDAGILDGDLLAVKKSDSARNGQIVVARLGDDVTVKRYKKTISGIELIPENPDYSTIKISENETDFSLEGLAVGLLRSWS; encoded by the coding sequence ATGCTGAAACTCACTGCCCGACAGGAACAAATCCTGAATCTAATCAAGGATGCCATTCAAAATACCGGCTTCCCTCCAACTCGCGCAGAAATAGCGGCAGAACTAGGCTTTCGCTCCACTAACGCGGCAGAAGAACATTTACAGGCACTGGCGCGCAAAGGCGTGATTGAAATCGCTGCAGGCACTTCGCGTGGCATTCGACTGAAAGACTCGGAACTTTCAAGTCACATGCCTGGCATGGCGATGCCTCATACAGCGATATTGCAACTAAACCTACCACTGGTCGGCAGGGTCGCAGCAGGATCACCCATCCTTGCCACAGAGCATGTAGAGGCGAACTACAACGTAGACCCCGCCCTTTTTTCTGCGAAGCCTGATTTCCTATTGAAAGTACGTGGCATGTCCATGCGCGACGCCGGCATACTCGACGGTGACTTATTGGCCGTAAAAAAATCAGACAGCGCTCGTAACGGGCAAATTGTGGTCGCACGCTTAGGCGATGACGTAACAGTCAAACGCTACAAAAAAACCATATCGGGGATAGAATTAATACCTGAAAATCCCGATTATTCAACCATCAAAATAAGTGAAAACGAGACTGACTTTTCACTTGAAGGTCTGGCAGTAGGCTTACTGCGTAGTTGGTCTTAG